A genome region from Crossiella equi includes the following:
- a CDS encoding GNAT family N-acetyltransferase has product MADQRIRRIEPSDVDAVVQLVHDLARYERAPEQCFITSAHLHEALFCERPALFGHVAVVDGVVVGCALWFLNFSTWHGKHGIYLEDLYVTPEQRGSGLGRALLQTLAEEAVRRGYARFEWSVLDWNTPAIDFYRKLGAVGMDEWTVQRLDGEALAALGKGAAAQDTP; this is encoded by the coding sequence CGGTGGTGCAGCTGGTGCACGACCTGGCCCGCTACGAGCGCGCCCCCGAGCAGTGCTTCATCACCTCGGCGCACCTGCACGAGGCGCTGTTCTGCGAGCGGCCCGCGCTGTTCGGGCACGTGGCCGTGGTGGACGGCGTGGTGGTCGGCTGCGCCCTGTGGTTCCTGAACTTCTCCACCTGGCACGGCAAGCACGGCATCTACCTCGAAGACCTCTACGTCACCCCGGAGCAGCGCGGGTCCGGCCTCGGCCGCGCCCTGTTGCAGACCCTGGCCGAGGAGGCCGTGCGGCGCGGGTACGCCCGGTTCGAGTGGTCGGTGCTGGACTGGAACACCCCGGCCATCGACTTCTACCGCAAGCTCGGCGCGGTCGGCATGGACGAGTGGACCGTGCAGCGCCTCGACGGCGAGGCCCTGGCCGCGCTGGGCAAGGGCGCCGCCGCCCAGGACACGCCCTAG
- a CDS encoding mycothiol transferase: MAMVRDARGEHDALRAFLAEARANVRRSVLGLDHARTVERPTASALTLAGLVKRLATVERNWTGVIRGVHNDQGRPGQELAEGETVEDALAEYAAVAASTDELLDGLDLDREVDLGLLGHPLVVGKVRTVRWVLLHLVSETAQHAGHADLLRESLDGATSFELVAAAGDPLLT; the protein is encoded by the coding sequence ATGGCCATGGTCCGCGACGCCCGCGGTGAACACGACGCGCTGCGCGCCTTCCTGGCGGAGGCGCGGGCCAACGTGCGCCGCTCGGTGCTGGGCCTGGACCACGCGCGGACCGTCGAACGGCCCACGGCCAGCGCGCTGACCCTGGCCGGGCTGGTCAAGCGCCTGGCCACGGTCGAGCGCAACTGGACCGGCGTGATCCGGGGCGTGCACAACGACCAGGGGCGGCCGGGCCAGGAGCTGGCCGAGGGCGAGACGGTCGAGGACGCGCTGGCCGAGTACGCGGCGGTCGCCGCCTCCACCGACGAGCTGCTCGACGGCCTGGACCTGGACCGGGAGGTGGACCTGGGCCTGCTGGGCCACCCGCTGGTCGTGGGCAAGGTGCGCACGGTCCGCTGGGTGCTGCTGCACCTGGTCAGCGAGACCGCGCAGCACGCCGGGCACGCCGACCTGCTGCGCGAGTCCCTCGACGGCGCCACCTCCTTCGAGCTGGTGGCGGCTGCGGGCGACCCGCTGCTGACCTAG
- a CDS encoding tRNA-dependent cyclodipeptide synthase: MTTDGRIPRPRPAGKSGAHALVVLGIFDGAEEELTGHLAWAAHHHEALHVLVLDLPAVHTYRAVGYKTHRALHKARSEGRRLTNRVRRALHALRLAPETLVGWAELVARYRYRVLAEQVRGAYETSPDFRAACQSAAATQLVRRVPGVLCSKGQVQTAVHGLLAELPVLLDGAGILGVPESVRCQIAPPDLSDVLATAPPELHRRPGQPVALGTPRPEHDRPVSPSVKSAG; the protein is encoded by the coding sequence ATGACCACTGACGGCCGGATCCCACGACCGCGGCCCGCCGGGAAGAGCGGCGCGCACGCACTGGTCGTGCTGGGCATCTTCGACGGTGCCGAGGAGGAGCTCACCGGGCACCTCGCCTGGGCCGCGCACCACCACGAGGCACTGCACGTGCTCGTGCTGGACCTGCCCGCGGTGCACACCTACCGCGCTGTCGGCTACAAGACCCACCGCGCGCTGCACAAGGCGCGCAGCGAGGGCCGCCGCCTGACCAACCGGGTGCGGCGGGCGCTGCACGCGCTGCGCCTGGCCCCGGAGACGCTGGTGGGCTGGGCCGAGCTGGTGGCCCGGTACCGCTACCGGGTGCTGGCCGAGCAGGTGCGCGGGGCGTACGAGACCAGCCCGGACTTCCGCGCGGCCTGCCAGTCCGCGGCCGCCACGCAGCTGGTGCGCCGGGTACCGGGCGTGCTGTGCTCGAAGGGCCAGGTGCAGACGGCCGTGCACGGGCTGCTCGCCGAGCTGCCGGTGCTGCTGGACGGCGCCGGGATCCTGGGCGTGCCGGAGTCGGTGCGCTGCCAGATCGCGCCGCCGGACCTGTCCGACGTGCTGGCCACCGCGCCGCCGGAGCTGCACCGGCGGCCCGGGCAGCCGGTCGCGCTCGGGACGCCGCGGCCGGAGCACGACCGCCCCGTTTCGCCCAGCGTGAAATCGGCGGGCTGA